GAATGTTTCAGAAAGGCTTGAAGGGAGACAGACTAATCAAAGAGCTGAACTTGAGGTACACATTTACTTGTATACATTGTTAAATATATAGTTACATTATATTGTCAACTTGTTCTATATGTTAGTGTCTTTTCtaacaattttctaaatattttttcatttaggCTGCAAGTAGAGCAGTGGAACAAGCAAGAGCTCAAAATGTACCTAGACTTCAAGTTTGCACAGACAGCAAGTTTACTACCGACGGTAAGTCACAATTGTATGGATTTCTCATGCAGACCACAAACCTCTCCTTCCCTGTAAAATTTAGAGTATTCAGTCTGCCTTTACTATAGTAGAGGCCACAAGTTCCATAAAGTACAAGAATATGCCTTCAATTTTTATACCCCTTAAAGGGGGTAAGGGATGTTGCCTCGTTGCAGGAGTTCAAGTAAAACACTGACATAGGCTCTGCAACTGAAGCCTCGGGAGCTGAAGAGGATAGTCAGGAGGAGCATGGTGGCCACTACGAGGGATAGGTTCTGGGTATTATAGCTCCCCATGGCAACTGGACACCCAGTGGCACTGACAGAGCCACTCAAACCTTAAACTGCTGTTCCTAATCTTATGTGTGCTGTTTATTTAGGCATGAATAAATGGGTGCATTCATGGAAGCAAAATGGATGGAAGACCTACAGTGGTGGAGAAGTGGTCAACAAGGAATCCTTCCAGAAGTTAGACCGGCTGTGTAAGGGCATGGATGTCACTTTCGTGAGTATGAACAATGTGCTGGAATGAGTCACTGTCACAATTTTACTCAAAGTATAAGGACAAATCATGTCTGTCCTGAAGGCTGGCATCTCCTTGTGTGTTGGACTATTACACAATAAGGCAGCTCTGCAGTACTAATTGAGTGATCACCCTTAGAATTTGTACTATTACATTAATGATATGACAACATTTGAGTTGTGCACACGTTTAGACAAGGGTGTTTTCTCACTTGTGTACTCCAGGAATGGAGGGCAAACCCCCAAGGCCACACGGTTACATCAAGAGCCCAGGCAGTTTCCTCAAGGTAGGCAGTCTTTATTTTAGGAACAGTTTACTGCAACATTTTGAACCTCAATTGAGCCTTTGTCAAGCCTGTCTATCTTGAGGAAACAGTTTCTCTGTGTGCCTGAgctctgttaaaggaacactatagggtcaggaacacacatgtattcttgaccctatagtgttaaaaccaccatttaggtggcttgcactCCCTTAAcctcagaaggggttaaaacttttcTTATTTcagccccgatctgcctccttggtgacatcagttTACAATTTTTAGCCAATCTAGTGCATTAGCGGAAGTCAGcacctcctcgtagagatgcattgaatcaatggaaGTGAAGTtcattctgcatggagacactgaactgcaGTTCatctgagtggccagtggagtaatccctgtaatgcaaacactgcattttctctgaagaccatgtttactgcaaaaagaatgattatattcaccagaacaaatacaataagctggcatgtccgcattttttattattttatttaatctccACCTTTAATTCGgtcttatttgtttgcttattaCCACCagcttgcagctccctccttgtagaAGTAAAAATACATATTAGTATATTGATTATAATCTCCCTCCTGACCCTACTTATTATGCCTTGAGTAGGGGAATGACTACTAAAATGAGAAGCCAGAGACCAATCCAAAAAGGGGGAACCTTACACAGGCAGTCACTTGAGAGGCTGGGGGAGAGACATGTCCATATTCGTGGCATAGAGACGGAAATTCATAGAGACGGAAATACCTAACTTTCGTCCTAAAACGGATGGACACACTTTCGACTTTCTGTTAAGATGAAATTTGGTCCATTCGCCGGTGCCctagtctaaatgacaggacgtttgggaatAGCGAATGAAGCAACGCAAGATCAGAGGAAAGGGAGTATGATGGAAAAAATCTTCTGACACAGGAAATTGAGCTAACAAAGTTTCTCCTGGGTCAGAGAatgtcaggcataggaaaaagaaaactagatcaaaaaggaagaaaagaacagattctaTGAGAAGGAGAAAAGGTGACAATAATGCTTTAAGGCAGATCTCTCCAGATAGGGTCAAGGCCATGGTGGTCAGACAGGTTTGTTTGAGGCTGTCACCATCCTATTTCTGGGAACCCTCATAAGCTCAAACCGCTTCAACTGCCAGGAGCTGTTCCAGAACATGAGTTCTGTGGAACTTCTATAGATCACCACTTGTGATCAGCAAGTTAATGCCTGAATCTTACAGCTGTCATTTgtgatggctgctgggattggaaAAAAATATGAATCGCGCAagaccataagacaaagtagtccctactttattttatctttctgaaatagtatttgtattttgtaaaaaaaaatattattcataAAATACTGAGGTGATAGCTGCATATAAAGGGACATTCTAGTTACCACAAAAACTTTagataaaagggacactgtagtcaccaggactacagcttaatgtagttgttctgatgagtatagtcattacctgcaggctttttgcagtaaacacccgCTGCATGTAGACTCtgacctttcctcatagagatggattcattcaatgcatctctgaggagatgctgatttacaAGCACAGCTTTTGGTTCCGCACCAGCCCGCCTCCTCCACTGAATTTACAATCTCcaccaatccaaagctttcctatgggaatgcattgtgattggtGGAGATAATCACATATGATGTCAGCCTAGTAGGCAGTTCGGTGGCAGAACCAGaaccagcagactgaaataaagatAAGATTTCTACCACATTTGGGGGTGGAGCTAGATAGTGTTTTAACACTAacgtcagaaatacatgtttgtgtttctgacactatagtgttcctttaatgatgcatttttcatgtatatatcatgcaatctcactgctcagttgtctgccatttaggagttaaattaactttgtttatgcagccctagtctcgcttccctgcatgtgatttgcacaatcttcctatacacttcctgtaaagagtcatctaatgtttacacttccttttattgcaaattctgtttactttcttatctcctgttctgttaatagacCCGCAGAAGCctactgtatgtaattaaagttaattttacaaagcaggagataaaagctTTTTAAAGTAAGTTGCATCTGTTGCATGGTAGGTCCAGTGTGGGATGCTCTAGTCGGAGTGAACTCTGTTCCATATGTGCACTGCCTGTACGGATGTACCTGGGCCGAAATGATGTCCCATTCTGACTTCTGGTACTTCTATATAGTACTCACAAGGGCAGTGTTCatatgcatcagagctgtttcgcTGCCCTTACCACCCCCTCTGTACTTTGTTCATTTATGGCAGTAAACACCTCATGCCATACCATGGTTTtgtaatattgatttttttatttttttttattaaacagaaaCATGTTCCAGGGCACTCTGGACTTGTTGGAAATGAAATGGCTGATCAACTAGCAAAAAAAGGCTCAAGGAGATGAATAATTAAATTTTGATATCTACTTTACTGGTTTTGGGGCATTCAAGTGTTCACTGAATTGACAATCAGAGGAAGCAGATTTTTAGTTTGGATGTTAACACAACtagttaattttaaattaaatcctTGAATTTCCTCACCACCCATTTACATATCTGTTAACTGTGTGTAAACCACATCTCACTAACTTTTAAACTGCTTCAGAGCGGTCTGTCTGTTATTAAAACTCCATTACTGAATTAAGAAAccaccaacgtttcagtccccgctcagAACTTTCCCCAGGGTCAACAATAAAACCACAATGTACACCTACATATAAgcataataaatacatacatgaataATCATAGAAACTCGCCAAAGGTGTTGTGCACCCACGAGAATGCTCCGCCCCCACCAATCATGTAGGGCGTGAAATCTTAAACGGGGGACACGACCAGATCACCATGGTGATCCCACAAAAACTGTACTCCGTGTCTGAAAGGAACTTCCACCAAAAAGATAGGATAAAggctaattaaaaaataaacatatcgaTTTTTACACATCAGCACTTTTCATGCTATAGCTGTTTCAGTGGCACTTATTTTCACATTCATTTATGGGCCTTATATCACTTTTTGAAGATAcaaattaaattgtatttatagATGTTCCTATATATCCCTTTTGCACTAACAATTGttcaattcatttttccttttgaGATACATAACACTTTAAAGTATTTAGATTACTGTATACTGTTTAAATGATCTATTTCAGCACTTTACACTAGCATCACTACATGTTTAAAcagcatgtttttatttatttataatttagccTTCATATCTTTTTGGTCGAAGTTCTTTCAGCCACTGAGTACAGTTGTTCGGGGATCACCATGGCGATCGGGTCATGTCCCCGGTTCCTAAGATCTCgcgcactgtgattggtggggaCAAAGCATGCATGAGAGTCCACTCTGAACGCTGGCGGTGGATGCACAACACCTAATCtatcatgtatgtatatattaagtggggactgaaacgttgattgtttttttaattgattaaAGCATTGTAGTTTTAAGGGGGGGAAgggaggtgtgtgtgtcagaccaGGAACCTTGTGTGCACCGCTGGCAATGTGTGAGCTATGCAAGACTCGGATGATGATTCCTGCCACCAGTTACAACCTGGCTATGGTATGGCATGATTCTGCCAACAGGGGATTATGATCATTCTAATAGCCTTCCTCACCTCACTTTGTGAATCCTTGAACTGTCTCACTGTTTTGATTTTTGTCTGTTACATTGtaagtttaaacatttgtatatgaaagtttctgcatttaaaaaaataacttcaCCAGATCTGTTACACGGTTCTAACAGTATGTTCTAGTTGCTGACTTCTGTGtttttgtatttctatataaAACTATTTGTTAATGTACCCCGTTGTTTTGAGGGTTATTAAAACAAATCTAGCTGCATCTTCTGACTTCATCTCATGTTTTTGAAACTTGGCTTATCCTGGATCATGTGATGGAGAGATGTGTCGTTTAACCTCTGTCAAAAATACTTGTTGAAGACTTGCATACAGGAAGCATCTgcgatttgatttttttttttttttttaataccttgaATTTGAAGGTCTTGCTAATTTCTGgtgaaacacaaaagagcaaagaaGAATCAATCAAAATACTGAGTGATTCAGAGACAATGGGAATTGGTGTAATGAAAACAAATTCCTTTATTTTCATTACAATGTATTCACAGTATAGTAATACACTTTAGCAATATGATAAATTGAGTGCACTTTTGTCAGAGTACATGGACATGTTTCAGAATGCGTAGACTTCAGTAACAGATATGAACTTATCATGAGATGTGAAATATACAGCACTTTGTGTATTAAATGAGAACCTCTGAAACACAGTTCCATGGAAATAATGCAGAGACACGTACTAAAGCATAGAATTGTAGATGATTTACAAGGCATATTTACACCACTggattaaaatattaaattagagCAGATACTTAATGAGGGTACAATATCAGCAAAGCACACCAAAAATGCTCAATACAATTGGTGAGTATTACCCACAGCTGCAAATCTGTCAATGCCACACGTTGGCCAGAACGGAGGGCCAATCTCTCAGTCCCAGAGCCGCCTCAGGGATTTGTAGAACTCTCCAGTTATCCTAATGTTGAGAAAGCTTTGGTAATATCTGAGCTGATCAGGTCTCCAGGCACAGACTTGGATGGGAGTCAGTGCCCTGAATCCAGGGACCCTTCTGCTTTTTACGGTGGGATCACAGGTCCCCTTGGGCTCTGAGTTCCAGGTGAGTGAATGGATGTTGGGTTAGAGGCTCCTCTGAATAGGTACCTGGCACAGAGGGACGGGTAGTCACAGCATCAGTGTGGGTCTGCTCTGCCTTAGGAGAGAGATGGGCAGGAGGTCTGTGGTCAACTTGGTTCAAGAAAGCTTGGCAgatcttgttaaagggacactatagttaccagaacaactatagcttattgtatttgtgctGGTCAGTAGAATCGTTTGCTTTATGGGATTACATTGGTgtgtcgattttttttttttttttctttctaaacacATGTCTAGggtgatccctaaatcctggactgttaggtgtgcatTGAGGAGCACTGCACTACTAGTCTACCAAATCAGCAGGATTAGAGTATTCTGTTGTGGAGAAGGCAAAATGtttggggactgggataacccacACTGCTcaaaaggggggaggaggggtaactGGGTTGCAAGAAGTGTGCTTCATGATGCGCATCTAAAGCTTGGGAGGTTGGCCACCCCTCCCAAGCACTGGACAACATTCCTGTTGTGTCTTCGTGTTTGACTGGATTGAACCAGGTGTTACCGAAGTGGCAAGTAGCATAGTGGTCTGTGAGCTAAACCAAACTCTAGTTATTTTGCTTAATAATCTCAGGCCAGCTGGAGCTGTTGTAGATTGCGTCCAGCTATCTTGGCACCAAGCCCCGTCCCCCATTATCCACCCTTTTAGGATCCTGCTGTATCTCAAGTGTACTGCCTTTATATGTTGGAAAAACTGAGCTTTTTACTCACTGTAAATTTCTTCGTATTAGTGGCAATACAAAGCTCTCTCCTTATATACCGTAATACATTTGTGATTTTGCATGAGATCTGTGTGGCTTGTTCTTGCTATTAAGAGGGCAGTAAAGGTATTTAAGGGAGGAGACTAatggtaactttttattttttaacataagaTGTTATCTGTCCAGCACAAAATAAAATATCCCTAGTCTGCTGCTAATGCTAAGTAAAAATGTTTCCTGTGATTAAAAATTGTCTGCTTTCTATATTGAACAAAAGCTCTTCTTGAGGCTTTTCTCTCTCTTCATTTAGGCAATCCAGCAGTTCAGCCCAATTTTAAGGAATTACCCTCTTCTTTAGTCACACCAATTTAACACAGCAAAGGGTAGCTGTGTTATGCTAAATGGGAGTCTCCATTAATGCTCTGATCAGAGCTGAGCCCTGCTGTGTATGGCTATGGAGCTCATTGGCTTACAGTGTCAATTGGTCAGTCTTGGCTATTGAACTAAGGCCTTCAGTGTAGGACTTAGCTCACACAAAGAGCTTCTGGCTTCCTGTCATGGAGCAATACCCAGAGATgacaagtcaaaccattctaaaacagtttgacttgaGGTGGTTATAATACTTGGTGTGTTTGTTTAATTGAAAATCCTAGACATAGGATGCATTTTAACAATCTGgagttatttgttttatttagttcCAATTATAGGCAAAACTGAATTTTCagttaaaaacaaatacatttaagctatggagggaggtgggaggaagAGAAGAGTAATCTGTAGCTGATTAAATATGTTGCCATGCTAATGACAGATGTAGTTTTTGCAGAGATTTGATATTCAGCAGCTGTCCGGGAACAGAATTCAGGGCTGCCTAAGTTATGTGTGCCAGTGGTGTAAATAGCCCCCCAGTACAAAAGTGATTTATATCTCTGGACAGCTTTTTTTAAAGCAGGAATGCTGCATAACCAGACTTCTACCACCATTAAATCCcggaagtggtcatggttgtgGGGGGGAGGAATATGTCTTGGTGTACTTCAATAAAATTATTGTGGAGACATTTTTTTGTCACAAGTGGGTTATTATGCCAATTGCCATgcttttgttgtgtgtgtgtgggatttttttttgtgtgtatttaatcGAAAATTGTAGCTCCTTTTTAAGTTTCTGCAAATCCTTTGAAAACCCACATCAGCAAGTATCAACCAAAGTGAACCAGAAGGCCCTCCTGATTATCAACTTGGCTGCCAGTGGTGTGTTCCCTAATTTTTGCAAAAGTTCTGATTTCCCTTGAAACTGACACTGTTGTGACCTGTTAACTCCTAAgtacaagctgaagtgctttaggattcaggagcgtccctttaagtttttgtcTTGTGTCTCACATGCAAGCTCTTACTACTGGTAGCCCAGGGATGACATAGTCGCACACTAAATACATGCCTCATATCCATAACCAAATATCTACGCATAAATACAAATGAAACAAATGCACATTTACTTTGTATCTTGTGAAAGCTACCAATTAATAAGAAGCCGGGCAAAACACTGTCAGATATAGATAACTGAAATTCCTTAACATATTTGTCAGGTTCCAACTGACTTCTGATTCAAGGTTATCTGTCCGCCTACAATTAGTCTTGTAGTAACAAGCAGTTTCTTGTCACAAGGTGGCACTAGTTCAACATGTTTAGTTTCCTGTTCAGTGCACCCTGCAGGTTTATTATCCTGATAAACCCACACAAGATCCAGTGATTCTGTCCTCTGATTTAGAAACAAGGTGTTTTCCAGGCCAGCAGTTGTGTTCTGAGAGAATGCAGACAGGCTCTGCGGCAGCCAAGGTTGTAGCCTGAAAAGACCTAGAAGCAAAATAATGTCATGAAGACAACTGACAAAGACCAGATATGGTGCTTTTCTTTCTGTCACAGCAGCATCTCCATCTGAATTGTCAATACAATAGAAAtactaaaattaaaggaacagtccatattGGAATAAACCCACCTTTCACTGCATTAAATCGAAAGGGCACAGAAAATGTAAGAAGAAACaggtttccatattttttttttttttagatattactGCAAATCCATATTTTTTTCAGCTTCTGCAATGAGCTTGCATCATTGTATTGCGCTTCTAAGGGTTGAAAGGCTGTCAGGCTTTGAGAGGATTTGGGCTAAGAGCGCCGAGCTGACGTCTCAAAATCAGAGACTTCTCAATGAAAGAGAGGGCTTAATAAGGTGCATATATACCCCGAATGAAAA
This region of Pelobates fuscus isolate aPelFus1 chromosome 2, aPelFus1.pri, whole genome shotgun sequence genomic DNA includes:
- the LOC134585468 gene encoding ribonuclease H1-like; the protein is MPYAVRRGRQSGVYDSWEECQEQVHRYPNAKFRKFTTHDNAWSYVDRDEEDSSYASNYSSNHRRRDTSSAVVYTDGCCTRNGQYEARGGIGVYWGPNDPLNVSERLEGRQTNQRAELEAASRAVEQARAQNVPRLQVCTDSKFTTDGMNKWVHSWKQNGWKTYSGGEVVNKESFQKLDRLCKGMDVTFKHVPGHSGLVGNEMADQLAKKGSRR